The following DNA comes from Lentibacillus sp. Marseille-P4043.
AATGTTGCCGGTACAGCTTCATCCTTCAATACATCCAGAATATCGTCTGTATAGCCTTGTTCATAACCATTATCGAATGTTAAGTAAACAACCTTATCCCCTGAATAGTCTGCATAGTAGGCACCGTACTTATCAAGCATGTCACGGTACTTTCCAATATCAGGTATTTGATGATCTGAATTTTTCTTATACCCCCAGCCATAGCTACTAGCTTGAACGACAAAACTCATCTGAGAGAAGACAAGCAAAAACAATGCCACGACGGAAACTAAATAATGTATTTTTCGCATAACAACCCACCTGTTTTTTCTTACTTTTTCCTGTTTGCCATGTATTATGCAATACTGATCCGAATCAGGATGGAAATGCAATCACAGGCTGTGGGACAGATGGCAACGAATATCGTACCAAGTTTGCTAACAATAACCGATAAACTAATGACACTTTAACTCTAATAGGAAAAATCCCTGTGAAGGCTTTTTACAGGGATTTTCATACGAGGGCTACTTTAAATTAAACGAGAAGGAAATATAGTCTTGAATTGGTACCCAAGCGCCAATTCCTTGTTTCGTCACGTTTTTTACGACAATTGATTTCTTACTACCTTTCAATTTGATGTACACTTCACCAAACGTTACTTGCCCTTTTTCATTGACTGCTGGTGCATATGCTTTTAATGATCCATATTTTTCGGTCGGTACTGCATACGAATTTTCCTTTTTGGTATTTTTCCCGATAACGGTTTGATAAGACAATGGTAGATCTGTTTTATCTTTTGCCTTTAACAACATCATTTTCTTAATGTCATCTGGCTTGGCAATTTTGTTAGTAAGCGCGCCTTTTACTTCCTTCTTTTGCTCTTGAATATAATTCATCTTCTGATTCGTATCCCCGCCAAGGTTATTCAATTCATTTTCGTTTATTTGTTGATATTCCCAATTGATCGTTGTATCCAATGATTTGTAGTTGACGGGCCAGCGACCTAAATAGATCATTCCACGGTAGCCAATCGCAACGAACGAGGGATCTACTGTCGTTTCGTTTAGCATTTTGATAAGATCGGGATTTTCAATCGGAACCTCCACTTTGTCAATCAATTCCTTAGTCGTTTCACTTGCTTCCACGATTTCCTGGTCTTCCGTTGAATTCGGGAATGTGTTTTCTTTTGAAATATTAAGTACATGGCTCGGTACTTCAAAATCATTTTTTGCCTTTTCCTTTTCTTTCGCAAAACTGTTTAATGGGAAAAGTAAAACGAAAACAAATACAATGAATCCAATCCGATAGATATTTTTTTGTTTCATGTGTCCCATTCCTTTCCATTACCTTACGTGTAACCTTAGTTTTTTCAGACACATGAATATTATACCTGCCATTTATCCGATATTAACGGACGGTAAATCCCTGTTTCACCGACTAAGTTCAATTATCTCCAAGTGCTCTTCCACGTTAATACTGCCTTCAACTGAGCGAATCATGGAACAATTCTTTCTCGATAGCTCTAGATTGCGTTGCATTTTGGCTGGATCTAAATGATTCCCTTTAATCGTGTAATATAAAGAAATGCTTTCGATTCGATTTGCTTCGTCTGGATTTCGTTCTACCTCTGTTCGAATTTGCAGATCCTCATAATCAGTCCGCTGCTTATCTAAAATTTTCCGAAAAACGGACGCACTACATCCAGCGATAGATGCTACCATCAGTTGAAAGGGACGGAATCCATATTCTTCATTTCCCGAAATCGACAGTTCACCATAATCAAATTCAGTCCGCATCCCATTATCTTTCATAAAAAATTCCATTATGAGTCACTTCCTTTTCCTTTTATTTATGCAATAACCTAATTTTCTTCTATCATAACGCATAAATTCATTTTGTTCGTGTCAGATGATTGACCTTTTGTTTAAAAACCATTAAATTGAATTTTGCGAGGATTTTTAAAGAGGAGGATACGGATACGATGGTAACTGCAAAAATCAGGTTTTGGATCCTAATTTCACTTGTAACAATTTCTGGGTTTTCTCAAGGAATGCTATTACCGTTACTCGCAGTCATTTTGGAGCAAAACGGTGTCCCCTCCTCTGTGAACGGATTACATGCAACTGGATTGTATGTCGGTGTATTGCTAGCTTCTCCATTTATGGAAAAACCAATGCGCAAATTCGGTTTTAAACCAATTATTGTTGTAGGCGGACTACTTGTATTTATATCGATGGCATTGTTTCCAGTTTGGCAAGCGCTTTGGTTCTGGTTTATCTTACGCGTCACAATTGGAATTGGCGACAATATGCTGCACTTTGGTACACAGACATGGATCACAACAACTTCAGCAAAAGAAGATAGAGGCAAAAACATCGCACTATATGGATTATTTTTCGGTGTTGGTTTTACGCTCGGACCGTTAATGACCCGCCTTCTTTCTGTTAACGAAACATTGCCATTTTTATTATCGGCGTTATTTAGTGCCGTGGTATGGTCGGGAATGTTTTTTGTCCAAAATAAATGGCCAGTAGAAGAGGCGAATTCATCTCATGCGACAAGTTCTTTTAGTCGCTTTCTGCAAACAGGCAAAATTGCTTGGGTTGCCCTACTTCCTGCATTTGGTTATGGATTTTTAGAAGCCACCTTACATGGAATTTTTCCGATATATGGACTACGGATCGGCCATCATGTCGATATCTTAGCATTGATTATCCCTTGTTTTGCAGCAGGAAGCCTTGTATCTCAGTTGCCTTTAGGGATACTAAGTGACCGAATTGGCAGGCGAAAAGTTCTCTTGTATGTACTGTCGGCTGGGGTTATTTGTTTCTTCTTTGCCGCTATGTTAGAAACTTCATCCATTGCGTTATTTATTCTGTTCGCCCTAGCTGGCATGTTTGTTGGATCGCTTTTCTCTTTAGGTATATCGTATATGACCGATTTATTGCCTGGATCACTTTTACCAGCTGGAAATCTAATGGTCGGCATTGCCTTTAGTATTGGCAGCATTAGTGGGCCATACCTTGGTGGCTTGTTCTTGCAAGTTTTACCTGGAGTGTCATTCTTCTATGTAATTGTCGTGATGCTTTTAATCGTACTAGGGGCTGTATTTGGAAAAAAGGACAAAAAAGTAGGATCTAACCCCGTCAACGAGGCCAGATCCTAAATAAACCGGCTATACCGCTTCTCCATCCGATCTTGCATAAAGGAAATCAACACGCAAATCGGCCAATAGATTAGCGCAACCAAGATGTACATGGTCATCGAATCATACGTTCTTCCAGCCACAATTTGCGCCTTCTGAAACAGTTCTGGCACTGTAATAACTGCTGCCAATGATGTTGCTTTCACAAGGTCCAAATACACATTTGTCAATGGCGGAATGGCAATCCGAATTGCTTGGGGCAAAATCACCTTACGCATTGTCTGCCAGTATCCCATGTTAAGTGCCTTTGCTGATTCCCATTGTCCGTTGCTGACACTATTTAAGGATGAGCGGTTAATTTCAGCAATATATGCAGCACTATTAAGCCCAAACGCCGTTGATGCAGCCAAAAAGGCCGATAGTTCAATCCCAACAACGGGTAAACCTGAATATAGAATGAATAAAAATACTAAAATTGGTGTCCCCCGCATGAAAGAAATATACATTCGTGCTGGCCACCTGAGTATAATCCGGTTAGAACCGCGTGCTAAAGCAAGGAAAAATCCTAGTAACAGCCCTAACGCCATCCCAATGAACGAAACGGACAATGTCGCTGGGATTCCTTCCAGTAAAAACGGAAGGCTTTCCCATGCAAGCTGCCAATCAAATAGCTTCTTAAGCTGAACGACATCTATTTGGAAATCAAACATTCTACTCTATACCTTCAATTTCTATAATTTCCTCATCCGGTTGTTTCGAGACATCCTTTCCACCAAAAAATTCCTTCGATAATTTCGTCAGTGTTCCATCCTCACGCATATCTGTCAATGCTTCATTTACCTTCTTTTTCAATGTATCAGCATCTTTTTCCAGTACAACATTTTGTGTCGTTGGATAGAATTTCAAATCTGGTTGAATCGAGATATTTAAGTCTGGAAACGCCTCCAATGCAAGGCTTTGCAAGTAATAGTCATTAATAATAACGTCTGTGCGCCCGTTATCAACATCCCTTAAATAAACATCATTTGTGACATTTCCATATGTCTTTACTTCTGCACCGAACTTTCGGGCGATATCACTATAAACGGTTGTTGCTGCTCCACCTGCTTTTTTTCCTTTTAGATCTTCTAATGAAGTAAATTCTGATACTTCATCCTTACGCACTATCATCGTGGAATACGAATATTTGTAAGGATCACTAAAGGCAAATTTTTTTTTGTTATTTTCCCTCAAACCTGCCTGGACAACGTCGATTCGTCCGGATTTTAAAGAAGCAAACATCGCATCGAAGCTTAACGTTTCAAACGTTACATCTAAATCTAATCGCTTGGCAATTTCCCGAATTACTTCCACATCATAACCAGTTAATTCATCCGAACCCTCCGGATAATACGAAGCAGGATAAAGTGTTCCAGGAGTTCCAACTACTAATTCTCCAGCATCTTTTATTTCAGTCCATTTTCCATCAGCTTTTTCACGATCCCCTTTTTCCCCTTGTTCACTAGCTTCACCACACGCAACCAAAAGGAATAATAATGTAAGTAATAATGCTCCTACTTTTAACCTCATTGTCATCCATCCTTTTTATGTATTTATTGTTATATAAAAAATTCCATCATGATTGTAACAGTTAATTTCCACTTATTCAATAAATGTACCAACTGTTATTATTTTCACATATAGTCTGTTTTACCTATATTAATACGCTATATGTTCCTACTCTAAAAATTTTATCTTGACTTTATCAAGTAACATGGTAACATTATAACAAATATTAGATTATAATAATTATAAATAATGCTCGTTCAATCATTTATACAACTATTGAATGGGCTGAATGTTAATGATTATTATTCTCAATTAGATAGGAGGCATTGAAAATGATTACCAATTCGAGAACATTAAATCAACCAAAAGGAAGATATGTTGCCGCTTTTCGACCTAACAAGGGCTTTAGCCAAATTGTTGAACATAAAGAATTAATCGCTGCACTATTTAGTGGGCTGCTTATACTTATTGCATGGTGTTTTGGGGATTATCTACCCCATTCGCTCTGGATCGCGCTTCACATTACTGCGTTTGTTGTTGGTGGTTACGCCAAAGCAAAAGAAGGTATCACAGAAACAATTGCCGAAAAACAACTGAATGTAGAAATGCTCATGATTTTTGCTGCCATCGGATCCGTTATCATTGGCTATTGGACGGAGGGGGCCATACTTATATTTATATTTGCATTGTCTGGAGCATTGGAAACATATACAGAGAACAAAAGTAATAAAGAAATTTTATCACTCATGAATTTACAGCCTGAAGAAGCATTGCTGACTATTAACGGGCAAGAAAAAATTGTCCCTGTCTCTGACTTGGTAGTAAATGATACGATACGTGTTAAAGCAGGTGAGCGAATTCCCGCTGATGGTATTATTATCAAGGGGCAATCAGCAATTGATGAAAGTGCGATAACTGGTGAATCGATACCAGTTAACAAGCTGCTCAATCATGATGTTTTTGCCGGAACGGTTGCACTTGATGGATCCATTTCGATTAAAATCACCAAGCAGGCAAATGAGACGTTATTTCAAAAAATTATTCAATTAGTACAATCTGCACAAGCAGAAAAATCTCCATCGCAATTATTTATTGAGAAATTTGAAGGAACATACGTAAAAGTGGTGTTGGCGGTAGTTTTCATCATGATGTTTATACCGACCTTGTTATTCAGCTGGACACTATCTGAAAGTATTTATCGAGCAATGATTCTACTAGTCGTTGCATCACCTTGTGCCCTTGTTGCCTCAATCATGCCAGCAACATTATCAGCCATTTCCAATAGCGCAAAAAATGGTGTCTTATTTAAAGGTGGCGTCCATGTGGAGAATTTAAGCCACATCAGGGCAATTGCTTTTGATAAAACAGGAACATTAACAAACGGAAAACCTGTTGTAACAGATGCATACTTTTGTTCTGACGATGAGAAAGAGCGTATTTTAGCTGTCACAAATGCAATTGAAAATGAATCAACCCATCCGCTCGCTCAAGCGATAACCGCACATTGTCAGGAGCAAATCGATTTGGATACGCAAACGGTCGATGCATTAGAAGTAACAACGATAACCGGGAATGGTGTAACAGGGGTGGTTGATCAGGAAAAATGGAAAATTGGTAAGGCGCAATTTGTTGACGAGGAAGAAGCATTTCATTTTCATAACGGAATTGCAAATAGCTTGGCCAAACAAGGCAAAACAATCGTCTTTGTTAAAAGGAATCATAAACTTGTAGCACTGTTCGCCCTAAAAGACACGATCCGTAATGACACAAAGCAGGCGATAAAAGCACTTCGAAAACAAGGAATCCATACCATTATGCTAACTGGCGATAATGACATTACAGCTAAGGCGATTGCCCAAGAAGCGGGCATCGATGATTATATTGCGGAATGTTTGCCAGAAGAAAAAGTAGATCATGTGAAGGCATTGCGAAAAACATATCAATCTGTGGCAATGGTCGGTGACGGGATTAATGATGCCCCAGCACTCGCAACTGCAAATGTCGGGATAGCGATGGGTGAAGGAACAGATGTCGCTCTAGAAACAGCAGATGTCGTGCTAATGAAGAACGATTTACCTAAAATCACGAACGCAATCACGATCTCTGCACGCATGAATAAAGTCGTCAAACAAAATGTCGTCTTTTCTTTAAGTATTATTTTACTGTTGATCACGTCAAACTTTTTCCAAGTGCTTGACTTACCATTAGGTGTTGTTGGGCATGAAGGCAGTACCATTCTTGTCATATTAAATGGATTACGGTTATTAAAGTAGCTGCCACCGATTGGTGACAGCTACTTTAATAGCTTTTGCTTAATAATGACCGCGTTGATCACACCGCCGATGATGATAATGATTCCTGATATATAAAACCAGATCATGAGGATAATAACAGCCCCTAGGCTTCCGTACATCGCTGAGTAATTACCAATCGTACTGACGTAATACGAAAAAGCCAACGATACTAACTGCCAACAAATGGTCGCAAATATTGCACCCCAAATTGCATGCTTAAAATAAACATGCTTGTTCGGAGCCAACTTGTATAGCAAGGTTAAAACAATGAAAAATATGATCGATGAAATTACCCAACGGATGATGTTCCAAAAATGAATAAAACTTTCGGAATACCCAAAGAAAGAAAATAAGTAGTCCCCAATCATCCTTCCGAAAACAGGTAATACAAATGCTACACAAATAACTAGCACCATTGCGATTGTCAAGACAATAGCGATTAACCGACCAACCACAAATGAACGGTCTTCATCAACATCATAAGCACGATTAAATGCACGCATGATTGCTTTAATACCATTTGATGCCGACCACAATGTCCCGATAATACTAAGCGATAACAAACCACCATTTTGATTATTTACCAACTGACCAATGTTGTCGTTAATTAAGTCCATGGTTTCTTTTGGTGCATATGTTCCAAGAAAGTCAGTAACAACATGCTCATCCAGCGGCAAATAACCAATTAACGTTACCAAAAATAGTAAGAAGGGAAAAAGCGATAACAGAAAAAAATATGCGAGTTGTGCAGCTAAACCAAAGATGTCATCCTCAAAAATGCGATGGAATAACTGTTTAAAAAACGATTTTATTTTTTCCATATGCCTGCTCCCTTCCATTAAATTACATTGTTGTTTCTAGTTTTTTTGGCTCCTCTTTTTTAGTAACTTTATTCATCGTATCTTCTACTTGCTCCAAAGCATTGATTGCGTTATCTGCATTATGATTAAGGCTAGCATTGAATTGATTGCAAGCATCTTTTACATTTCGAATCGCTTCAGATGGATGTTTTACAGCATAATTTGCTGAACTTTTTACAGCGCTTAATTTATTTTTCGTATAGTACCTTGTCTCTTGATCATACATTGCAGCTAATCCACCTGCCATTGCTCCTAATAAAACACCCAAACATAATTTTTGTTTACCCATTACGATCTCTCCTTGTTAAAGTTATGATTTTTTACAAGCCTTAGACCCTTTTGAAACAAGGTCTATGCAACATGGTCCGGTTGAAAATGAGATCGGGAATGCTAGTTTTATTTATACAACCATCAGCAGCTATTCCCGCTCAAATTTTACAATCCTTTCTATTTTGATCATTCATCATTAAATCATTCTTATGTACTTACCAAACCCGTATTCCATCGGATAAAATGTCGTAACAATTGTATCATAATGAAACACACCTACTTTCTAACATATGCTAGTTTCATTATAACGGATTTTCGTTTTAGTTGGAAAAAATTCTATGTTTTCTTCTTTCCGGTAGAATTTATAGTTAAGGTTTTTTCGTAATGTTTGTTGCTTAATAATTGCGTAGTTGTTATAAACTGCGACGTAACCGCTGGGCTCTTTTCTATAAGTACGTTCGTTTCCCGCCGTCCGGGATCGTTCCGGGTGGATGCTTTCCCGTAGCGGTTGTCAAAGCTCCGAACTTGATTCCTAGTTATTGCACATAATCCTTCTATTGTATAACAAACAACAAATGTTTTCGGTGGGGCGAGTAATCGCAGTCCCAATCTTTTAGAAAACAGCCATTGTTAAACAATTTTAAAAAAGCACTTGACTTTTTTGCTCATTTTCGGAATATTTATTATAGGCATATTAATTAAAAAATAGATGAAGGGGGAAAAACATGAATGATATCATCGACAAAATAAGTGGTTTTGTTTGGGGGCCTGTAACATTAGTTTTAATTGTTGGGACAGGCTTGTATCTCACCATTCGCCTTGGGTTCCTGCAATTCCGTACGCTGCCATATGCGTTAAGACTAGCATTCAGCCCGACACGTCAAGACAAAAAATCAAAGGGGGATATCAGTCATTATCAGGCATTAACAACTGCAATGGCTGCAACCATTGGGACAGGTAATATTGTTGGGGTAGCAACAGCAGTCGTCCTTGGTGGTCCTGGAGCCGTGTTTTGGATGTGGATTTCTGCTTTATTCGGTATGGCAACAAAATATTCCGAGGCGCTTCTTGCTGTTAAATACCGGGTTGTCAACAGTAAGGGAGAAATGTCTGGTGGACCGATGTATTATCTGGAACGCGGATTAAAAGCGAAATGGCTAGGTGTGTTATTTGCCATTTTTGGTGCCATTGCAGCTTTCGGTATTGGTAACATGGTCCAATCCAACTCTGTGTCAGATGCATTGGAGCGATCATTTAATGTACCACCTTGGGCAACAGGTATTATCCTTACGATTTTAACTGGTTTGGTAATTTTAGGCGGGATTAAAAGTATTGGACGAGTTACCGCATTCTTCGTTCCGATCATGGCTTTATTATATGTAATCGGCGGCCTTATTATCGTAGCTATGAACATTGATACCGTACCATCTGTTATCGGATTAATTTTTGAAGACGCCTTTACTGGTAGTGCACTTGGTGGTGGTGTGCTCGGAACAGTCATCCGGTATGGGGTTGCCCGTGGGGTGTTCTCTAATGAGGCTGGTCTTGGTTCTGCACCAATTGCAGCAGCTGCGGCCAAAACTGACTATCCAGGCAGACAAGCACTCGTTTCGATGACACAGGTATTGATCGATACGATTATTGTTTGTTCGATCACTGGCATTACCATTGTTATGTCAGGTTTGGCAGGCAGTGGCTTAGAAGGTGGAGATTTAACAGCCGCTTCATTCTCGACATTTTTAGGTGACACTGGTGGCTATATCGTCACAATCGGAATCGTACTTTTTGCCTTCTCGACCCTTGTTGGCTGGTCCTATTATGGTGAAAAGTGTTTTGCATATTTATTTAATGATAAGGCTATCCCTTACTACCGAGTTGTATTCGTTCTAGCCGTTATGTATGGCGCCATAGAAAAGCTTGGTGTTGTTTGGGGAATTGCCGATATTATGAACGCTTTAATGGCCTTTCCGAACCTTATTGGCTTATTAGGCCTGTCGGGTGTCGTTGTATACGAAACAAAGAAATTCCTAAAAGTTGCTAAGGAAGAAAAAGAAGAACGAAAACAAGCTTCCAGAGCATCATAATTTTTCAAAAGGAGCCCAGCATTTTCGGATGATGAAAATGCTGAGCTCCTTTATTTAAAGAAAGTATAAAATTTGGCTCTATTTTACTTGCAGCAGGATGTGCCACGTCTAGCTCCAACTCCCATTTAGTGTTCCAATAAATAACCGGCTGCTTTTAATGCCTCACAAGCTTCATCCAATTGTTCTTGTGTATCAGCCTCGATCGTATGTAAATGAACCCCCTCCGTGAGTCGAGATAATAATTCCGCCTGCTTCGATTTTAATTCATGAAGAAAAGCATCTACATCCCGCCTGTTCTTCAGCATCAAGGAACCAGTGATATCCCCATAGATCGGGTGCTCGACCATGACATTTTTAACTGAAACGCCATGATCAACGAGTGTATACAATTCATCTGCCGTATCCTCCGATCGATGACAAACAGCGATAATCATAGTACATCCCGGATTTTTATTGTTTTCATTGAAGTAAACATAACCACGCGAAGTCGCGATGATTGGTTCACCTTTTGCTTTCAAAAGGGAAACATCCTGTACAATTACTTGTCGACTTACATTTGTCCGTTCCGCTAATATTTTCCCCGATAATGGTTTGCTGCCCTCTTTCAGCCAGGTCAAAATCAATTCCCTTCGTTCTTCTCCAAGCACTTTACTACCTTCCTCTTTCATCCCTTACCCTCCACTCATGCTAATTTGTAAACACAATGTCAAGCCACGTGTCAAGATGTTATCTCTAGTATACCAAACAAGTATGTAGCAAACACACTAAAAAAATGTTGCTTTTTCAATCCGTTTATGTAAATATATGTGTAAAGACATATGTAAAAATAAGCGTGGTTGATAATGGTACAGAAATCTATCAACCTATTTTCCATTATGTTCAATTGTTCACATGAAAGAGAGGGAGAAATAAACATGGGAAACAAAAAATCAACCTTAATTTGGGGAGCAATCATTGCCGTATTAATTGTGCTGGCCTACCTGCTTCCCTACACTGTAATGTCAGATGTCAAAGCCTGGTATGGAAGCTTTTTGATTTGGGGAATAATCGGGATACTTATTATCATCGCTACTATAATCGTCACAAAAGATTGGGGGAAAGAAGATTGAATACAACGATTGTTACTTGGGGTATTGCCATTTATATTATTCTAGCATTAGCGGTCGCTTTTATGTCACGGCGTGGTAAGCAGACGGATATGTCAGGATTTTTCCTCGGTGGACGCAAAATGAATGGCATCCTCTCCGCGTTAAGTTATAGTGCAACAACATACAGTGCGTTTATGCTGGTCGGGTTGGCTGGACTTACGTATCAAGGAGGTGTCGGTGCACTTGGATTTGAAATTGTCTATTTCACTGGAGTTACGCTTGTTGCTTTATTTGGACGGCGCTATTGGCTGGCCGGTAAAAAATTTGGCTATGTAACACCTTCCGAAATGGTTGGTGATCGGTATGAAAGCAAAGCGGCAGCTGCGGCAATTGCTCTTGTCAGTTGCTTGTTTCTTATTCCTTATTGCGCAGTTCAGCTTGCTGGGGTGGGCTATCTCCTGCAAGGTATTACAAACAATGCAATACCGTTCACTACAGGAGTCATTATCGCAACCGTGTTAGCCTTGCTATTTTCCTACACAGCAGGCATTCGTTCTGTTGTATGGACAGACTCCCTGCAAGCGGTCATCATGATCATCACGTCAACCATCGTCGTCCTGCTTTTGATTCACGGATTGGGTGGATTTGGGCAATTTTTTGACACGCTAAAAACAAATCATCCTGAATCCTTATCCGTACCTGGTAATGGCTATTTTGACTTTCTCACATTTCTCGGTTTGACACTGCCCTGGTTTTTCTTCAGTCTGTCAAATCCACAGGTGAGCCAACGGATGTTCATGCCTTCGTCGCTTAAAGGATTACGGCAAATGTTAATCGGCTTCTTATTATTTGGATTCATTTATACATTCGTATCCGTGTTATGGGGCTTTTCTGCATTGCAAATGTTTCCGGATCTTTCAACTGCGGACTTAGCAACACCGAAATTGTTGTCTTCTGATCTGATTCCGCCGATCCTTGGAGTTATCGTGATGGTTGGCATTTTGGCTGCCGCAGTTTCAACAATTGACTCGATTATGCTGACATTGTCATCCATGTTCGCTCGTGATGTCTATGGTAATTTTAAAAAACAGCCAAATGAATACAAACAATTACAAGTCGGAAAAATCGTCATCCCTATCATTGCGGTATTGGCTTTTGCATTCGCCGAATTAAAACTGGATTTAATCGCTGTCTTATCTGTCGCCGCGTCTTCCGGTTTAATTGTGGTAGTTCCATCTTTTTTCGGGACATTCTTTTGGAAACGCGGAACCGCTGCCGGTGTAATTTCCAGTGTATCACTTGGAGCTCTTATTGTGCTTGTTTTAGAATTCACTGGCACCAAACCATTAGGACTAGGCGCTGGCATTTGGGGGCTGCTCATTTCGACGATACTATTCATCAGTGTAAGCCTAATGACAAAAGCCCCAAAACAAAAAGCAACAGCATTTAAAAACCTTTAATTCAAGATGAGAGGGTTACTCGGCGGGACATGGGGACAGGCTTTCTTGTCCCTGTCTCCTCCCCTCTTAAAATATACTTAGGTCCCATTGTTTGGCGATGTGCCGTAGTAAGCGTATACCTGCTACACTGTTCCCTTTATCATCCAATGCAGGGCCATATACTCCAATCCCACATCCATCGATAAACGGTAATTCTTCCTCGCGAACACGAGGTGGAGCCACTGCCATGATCCCACCTGAAACACCACTTTTAGCAGGAATACCAACGTATGTCGCAAATTTTCCTGACGCATCATACATTCCGCACGTCAGCATTAATGCCTTGGCGATGCGAGCAACTTGCCGCGGAATAATTTCCTCTTCTGATTTAGGATC
Coding sequences within:
- a CDS encoding sodium:solute symporter family protein, yielding MNTTIVTWGIAIYIILALAVAFMSRRGKQTDMSGFFLGGRKMNGILSALSYSATTYSAFMLVGLAGLTYQGGVGALGFEIVYFTGVTLVALFGRRYWLAGKKFGYVTPSEMVGDRYESKAAAAAIALVSCLFLIPYCAVQLAGVGYLLQGITNNAIPFTTGVIIATVLALLFSYTAGIRSVVWTDSLQAVIMIITSTIVVLLLIHGLGGFGQFFDTLKTNHPESLSVPGNGYFDFLTFLGLTLPWFFFSLSNPQVSQRMFMPSSLKGLRQMLIGFLLFGFIYTFVSVLWGFSALQMFPDLSTADLATPKLLSSDLIPPILGVIVMVGILAAAVSTIDSIMLTLSSMFARDVYGNFKKQPNEYKQLQVGKIVIPIIAVLAFAFAELKLDLIAVLSVAASSGLIVVVPSFFGTFFWKRGTAAGVISSVSLGALIVLVLEFTGTKPLGLGAGIWGLLISTILFISVSLMTKAPKQKATAFKNL
- a CDS encoding alanine/glycine:cation symporter family protein codes for the protein MNDIIDKISGFVWGPVTLVLIVGTGLYLTIRLGFLQFRTLPYALRLAFSPTRQDKKSKGDISHYQALTTAMAATIGTGNIVGVATAVVLGGPGAVFWMWISALFGMATKYSEALLAVKYRVVNSKGEMSGGPMYYLERGLKAKWLGVLFAIFGAIAAFGIGNMVQSNSVSDALERSFNVPPWATGIILTILTGLVILGGIKSIGRVTAFFVPIMALLYVIGGLIIVAMNIDTVPSVIGLIFEDAFTGSALGGGVLGTVIRYGVARGVFSNEAGLGSAPIAAAAAKTDYPGRQALVSMTQVLIDTIIVCSITGITIVMSGLAGSGLEGGDLTAASFSTFLGDTGGYIVTIGIVLFAFSTLVGWSYYGEKCFAYLFNDKAIPYYRVVFVLAVMYGAIEKLGVVWGIADIMNALMAFPNLIGLLGLSGVVVYETKKFLKVAKEEKEERKQASRAS
- a CDS encoding transcription repressor NadR produces the protein MKEEGSKVLGEERRELILTWLKEGSKPLSGKILAERTNVSRQVIVQDVSLLKAKGEPIIATSRGYVYFNENNKNPGCTMIIAVCHRSEDTADELYTLVDHGVSVKNVMVEHPIYGDITGSLMLKNRRDVDAFLHELKSKQAELLSRLTEGVHLHTIEADTQEQLDEACEALKAAGYLLEH